In the genome of Xanthocytophaga agilis, the window TGTATAGGGACGAAACGCCATAAGTCCCCGAATACCAGGTAATTCTTCAGGAAGTTGGATATGAGCCATAAGGATAAGTACGTTTAATGTATATTAGACTGCGGCAGAAACTGGTTTAGGCATTACATATCCTATGGTACCCATACGTTCCCCCATCTGAGCATAGGCGCTTATGTCGTCTTTTGCAGGAGCAATAGTTGCCAATCCATCTACATATCTGTTGAACATACAAAAAGTAGCAGCGATTAATACAGTATCATGAATATCCCGATCTGTCGCCCCAAAACTCCGGGCCAGTGCAACATCGTCCGTTGATACGGTACGGGCATCTTTCTGAACTCTTCCGGCAATGGTCAATAGGGCTTTAAGCTTATCAGAGATAGGTGCATTCTGATAATCCTCCAATACCAGATCTACTGTCTGTTGTTCGTCTTTGTATAGGTACCGTGCAGCGGCTGCATGGCTACAGGAACAGAAAACGCAAGCATTTAGAAAGGATACATACGTGGCAATCAACTCCCGCTCAGCAGGACTTAATGGGGACTCACCTCTCAGTAAGATCTGGGCTAACTCATATAAAGGCTGGCCCGTGTCTGGACGAAATAAAACCAGACTCCGAATACCGGGTACTCCTTCTGGCAAAGAAATGTGTGGCATGGTATACTCTGTTTAGAAGTTGTAAGAATACTGTTTTATCACTAGGAAAGTATTATTTTAGTATCGTTCTGTCTTTGGATGGAAGGTCTGCCAGCTATGCCAGAACTCCTGATAGGCGTTCACAGGTCTGAGACCAGCAATTTTACTGTCATTACTCACTGATTGGCCACTAAGTAAAAATGACTGATCACCAGAAAATAAGGTATCGTTCTTCACAGTAAAGAGAGCCTCTGAAGTTGGGCGAGCAAAGGCTGTAAAGCTTTTGTTGTCGTTAGCCAGTACCAGCACTATAGGCTTATTGCCTATGGTTTCATTGATAATCCGTTCTTTCTTCAGACGATTCCAGTCAAAGGCTTTGCTATATTTATCTATCTCAATCCCTACTACCCATGACTTATCTTTCCAGGAAAGACTGTCCGTCCGTGTCAGATCACCTTTACTTTTGCCATCTTCATAGGTAAGTAACCCTTTGTATTTTTCTTCAGCGGCTACATCGGGTTGCATAATCAGACTTTTCGGATGGAGAGCTAACCATTGGGACAAGGTCATCTGTTCTGAAAGCAGTTCTGTTAAAGCTTCACCTTTCCGTTCACCTGTGATAGCCTCCCCTGTAGCCTGCCGCCACCAACTGCCGGTAGCAGCATCTTCAAACATGGCATTGAAGTGGTCCATTCCTACTAATCGGAAGGTTTCAGGTTTACCATTCACAGCGGGATCGAAAATTCGACCTGTACGACATACCGAGCAATATGTCACCATTATAGGCTTGCCTCCTACTGTATCTAGCACCTGATGGTGATAGGCAATCAACTGAATGGGATAGGCTCTGGCTTCTCCATTCAATACAATTCCAGTTATCAGTTTTTCTGTTTTGACTTTATTCTCCTGTTTATTCAGCATTTGTAGCTTTTCTGGCTGATAAAACATATGATCAGCAGACATACGGAAATTGAAGAAGTAGATTACTCCCAGCAAAACAACCAAACCACCCACTACAACCCAACGTTGTTTCTGATACATTGGCCAAATGCTGGCTAGTATGGCTAAGCCGAACAAACTTCTGAAAACCCATCGCCACGAATAGAGAAAATAGGCAAAATCAATGCTTTCCATACGTTGACTACCGGGCATGGGCATAATAAAATAGACATTCAGTATTTCAAACAATAGAAATCCGGCTAATCCAAGATAAAAGAGCAGTTTCATAACAGATGGTAAGGTGTAACTAACTATAGAGAATACATTATTCAGGCGTCTTTTCGTTTACTTCCCGATTGTAAAAAGCAACAATCCAGGCTATAATAAAGGTAGAAGAAAATAGCAGTAGTGCATTGTTGAATCCTCCTACTACAGATACCAGATTACCCACAAAAAACACAGCTGTAGCCGTGAAAAAACGTCCGATATTGAAGCAAAATCCAGTAGCAGTAGCCCGGATCGATGTTGGAAACAGTGCCGGTATGTAACTGGATAGTGTTCCCTGACTAATTCCAAAGAATAGCGCAAGTACTGCCGTTTCTATATAGATTACAGGCGAAAACTGTTTGTTCATAAACAAAGCGATACAGGCCACAATACAGCCACTAAACGTAAAGAGTAATGTATAGCGGGTTCCCATGGCACGAATCAGGAAGCCAGACACAATCCCCCCTATGATCCCTCCCATTCCAAAAAGCATCATGACAGTACCTCTTTCCTTTTGTCCATCAGAGGTATTGGAAAGTAAGCTCTGTACCCAGGTAGGCACCCAGGAAAAAACGGCCCACAAACCAATCAGCACAGAGCCAAAAATCAGCCCCCCTATCAGCAAATTTCTGCGGTACTCGGGCGAAAAGATTGTGTGCATATCTACAGCTTTTGTTTTGCGGGCATCTTTCCATTGAGCTGGCTCAGACAAAACCACAGGTAACACTAAAGACAATGTTACAGGTAGTACACCCAACCAGAATGCATGTTTCCAATAAGGAATCTGGACGTTCAGAATACCTGCCAGTATAATACCAACAGGAAATGCCACGGCCAGAATGCCTAGTGCAATGGGACGAGTTTTCTCGTCCCATATTTCAGCTATGTATACAGTGCTGATTAGCAATACCCCTCCTACGCCTATACCTGCTATAAAACGACAGGCCAGTAAAATATGCCAGTCTGAGATAAATACAATGCACAGTGTAAACAGGCCATACAAACCCGTAGAAAAAGCCAGTGTTTTTAACCGACCTACTCTATCACTGACAATTCCCAGGGTCAACCCACCCAGCATCCAGCCATAGATAAAAGCAGAATTCAGGTAAGCTCCGATGCGTCCCATTTCTGCTTCTGATACACTTGTCTGCAACAATTCAGGAATAGCCACAGGCAGGTATACGGATAACAAGGTAGAGACAGTACCTCCCAGAAGATAACAGATCAGGCACAATCCAAAAGCAAGCGCATTGCGCAAGCTAACTACTGGCTGAGTAGAAGTAATTGTTTGCATAGGAAAAATGATTAGGCAACAATGAGTTTAATTCCATAATTTTTCATTCAAATGTCAGACTCAAATAATACAATCCTCCCACAGCAGGTGACCCATAGGCTTGCATTCTGTATTGATTGGTAAGGTTGCTGGCCCCTAACTTGAGCATGGTGCGTATAGTAGGAATACGATAGCTAACCTGTGCATCCAGCAAGCTATAAGATGAAATACGGCCTGGTGCTAACTCGGTGAAGGTGCTATACCAGTCAAAAGCAGATTGCCAGTGCCAGGCAATGCTAAAGCCTACTTTATCAAACAGATTGGCATTGCTTACAGTCAGGTTGGTTTTCCATTCAGGTGTATTAAAAGCAGGAATGTTATTGGGATTAGCATCCAGTAAATTAAATTTTGACCAGGTAGAGTTGGCATTTACCCGATACCCTTTGGGAAGAAAATAGGTTAGCCCCAGTGAGGCACCCTGAGCTGTTACCCGGTCTGCGGCATTGGTATACAGCTGAAAGGCTTGTGTTTTCCGATTCAGAATATCCTGTGCAGCTGCCGAATTAATACTACCATCTCCTGCTAATACAGGGCTGTCGGGACGAATAACCACCTGGTTAATCAGGAAGTTGGTGTACCAGCTTTGATAGAAGTTCAGATCTATCATTACATTTTTGCCAAGCAATCCTTTGTACCCAATTTCAAACGATTGAAGTTGTTCCGGACGAATGTAGGGCACATTGGATTTTACCAGCTTTGATTTGTTGTTTTCAACAGCCTGTGAAAAAGAAACACCCTGTTGCATATCAGCTTGGAATCCGCTGGCAAAGGCACCTACAGAAGCCGCAGTAAAGGAGTTTTCATAGGCATTCAATCCGGCACTATTGGCAGGAGCACCACCCAAGATAATAATAGGTCCAACATTCAGCTTAATAAACTGATCAGGAACCGTAGGGTTTCGGAATCCGGTCTGGTAAGAGGCTCTGAAGTTATGATTCTGAGTAGGCGAGAATACAGCGGAGGCACGTGGTGTAAAGTTGCCATCAAAGTTCTCATTCTTGTCATAGCGGCCAGAAGCAATAAGTTTTAATTTCTCATTGAATAAGGTTTTAGAGGCCTGTACAAACAAACCATACTCCTTCACCCGTACTTTGTTTTCTTTGTCATCAAACAAAGTACCATTGGTAAACATATCATAATAGCGGAAGTTACCACCTGCCTGTAACTGAACAACTTTAACCAGTGAACTTAAATCATACTGGGCATCTATATGATAGAGTTTACTTTTACTCAATACGCCTGCACCTGCCAGACCTGCGGTGTGAATCAGGCGATCTTTTTGCTGATTAAAGTTTGTTGTTCCTGGTAAGAAACGTCCTTCATCAGCAAAATTTCGGGCAGCGGTATGATTGCCCGCCGTTACATTCTCAACACTCCCATTATAGGCAGCAGCATAACGGGTAAACCAAGTGGCGTCTGCCTTATCCGGAGTTACTATATTTCCGTCCAGATCCTGCACCCAGGTTCGGTTAAGTTGTTGAGCCAGTGAACGGCTATTGTAGGAGTTGGTTGAGTTTTCAGCAGTAGAATATGCCCGAACAAAGAAATTGGTTCCACGTAGTTCTACTCTATGTTGCCATAAATGGAAGTCATTTAGTGCAAACCGGCTACTTCCTGTGTAGTTGGTAGTTCCCTGACTATAATTAGCCTGATAAATAGCTTCCAGCTTGTCTGTAAAACGATAATGCACGGCACCATTTAGTTTCACACTATATACACCATAAGGTGACAAATCTTTTTCTTCATAGCCTGTGCGTGACACTCTGCCAATCCCCTGAAGTGTTTGTGCTACTTCATCTCCATAAATATTTAATGCATTACGTCCTGGGTTGGAAGGACCACGTTGATTAACAGGGGTATTAGGATCAATATCAGTATAATTACTTCCATACCAGTCTGTTCCTGTCAGATAGGAAGCATTTACTTTAAAAGCCAGCTTTTCATTGATAGCCTGAGCATAACGCAGGGATGTTTCATTAAACAGTTTTGCACCTCCCCCAGCAGGATCAGACAAATGGTTTACTCCTACTTTGGTTTGTGCACTCAAACCTGTATACTGAAATGGATTTTTTGTACGGGTCATCAGTAGTCCATTAAAGGCCACCGGACCATACAAAGCAGAGGCTGCACCCGGGATTAGTTCGACACTCTCCACATCCAGATCAGAAGAGCCAAACAAATTCCCTACCGCAAATCCCAGACCGGGTGTCTGGTTGTCTACACCATCGATAAGTTGTAGAAAACGGCTATTGCCTGTACCATTAAATCCTCTGGTATTGATTTGTTTGTAGGTAAGACTACTAGTCACCATATCTATAGACTTCACATTCAGCAACGCATCATAAAAGCTCACAGAAGGCGTCTGCTGGATCATACGAACGTCCATTTTTTCGATACTTACAGGCGAACGCAGAATGTTCTCTTCCACACGGGAAGCAGAAACTACTACTTGCTGTAACAGTTCATTGGCTACCACCAGACTCACCTGTATAGGTTGTCCACTGCTGGCTGTAATCTCCTGTTTATCATATCCAATCATTGAGATCACCAAAACAGGATTATCGGTTTTAGAGGTTATTTCAAACACTCCTGAAGCATTGGTAACAACTCCTTTTGTAGTGCCTTTTACAGTAACAGACACACCTGCCAATGGCTTTTGCGTAGAAGCATCGGTGATAGTACCTGTCAAGGTTTGTGCAATAGAAAATGTAACACTACAGAGAAATAAAAGGCAAGCGTACAGTTGTTTCATAAATTGATTACGAGTTTAGGGGTAAATAAAGAAAGGGTAAGACAGTGGTATCCAATGGCACTACACCATTGGTCAATAAGACATTACATGAAAATTATTTTTTCAGATGATCGTATCCTCCTTGCAAGCGGGTATAACCGTGATTCACAATCCGCTCTCCCAGGCGTGTATAAAAAGCAGGGTCGGTAGGTGTAACACTGGCAAGGCCATCTACATACTTGTTGTACAGGCAAAACAAGGAAGCAATCAGTACCGTGTCATGGATCTCCATATCGGTAGCCCCTTCCTTCTTGGCTCTGTCTACAGCTTCTGTAGTCACATTTTTGCCATTTTGCTGTACCAGTGCAGCGATTGCCAACAATGCTTTCATTTTCGCTGAAACCGGGGCTGTTTCAAAATCCTGTTTTACAGCTTCACAGGTTTCCGCTTCATTTAATAGCAGGTCAGCAGCTGCTGTGTGAGCCGTAGTACAGAACCGGCATTGGTTGCGGTGTGATACCAGTGTAGCAATTAGCTCTCGTTCGCCTTGTGTAAGGGTAGAATCACCACGAAGCAGTATCTGAGTAAGTACACGAATAGGAGCAGCAGAATCCTGACGATATTCAAGCAATCCGGTAATTCCAGGAAGATGTTCTTCCAGAGGTATATGTGGCATAGGTAATCTTTTTAGTAAAGTGGTGTGGAAAGAATAGAAATATGTCCTGTAGTAAAACAGGCATAGAAGGAAGGACTGCGGATCTGGTAAACGGCGTGAATAATCGATACCTGGAGCACCAGGCAGCAATTAAAAATCTAAACAGCTTTGCGTAAACAAAGTGATAAGACTATCCATTGACTCAATAGAATCCAAAGCAGCAATCCAGTTCCAGTAAAAGAAGATTAACTATGTCTGGGAGGAGGTGAGGTTGTTTCCGGATACAAAGAGGAATACGAAAAATCCGGACAATATGAGTAGTCAGCCATGGTACTTACAGGCAAAAGGGAGAAAGGGTCTTCACCCAAAGGTAAATATTCCTGTAAAACCAGTTTAGTGATTTTATGATTTTTAGAAGTATGTGTATCTGTATAGTCAACCACATGTGTTTTGACATGTTTTGACAAGTCGTCCTGTACCTGTTCCTTTGCCTGATTATTGATACAATACAGATATAAGGTATCGTTGTGAATGCGTCGCAGGGCTTTTTCGTAAATCTTATCCTGATAGCGAAATTCTCCTTCTACAGGCTCCAGATCTCTGTCTATCTGGTGATAAAGTTCAATGGGAATCCGAAAGACAATCCAGTTTTCATTGTCTTTGCTATTTTCTATACTGCTATATACTCCCTGTCCTTT includes:
- a CDS encoding DUF3179 domain-containing (seleno)protein: MKLLFYLGLAGFLLFEILNVYFIMPMPGSQRMESIDFAYFLYSWRWVFRSLFGLAILASIWPMYQKQRWVVVGGLVVLLGVIYFFNFRMSADHMFYQPEKLQMLNKQENKVKTEKLITGIVLNGEARAYPIQLIAYHHQVLDTVGGKPIMVTYCSVCRTGRIFDPAVNGKPETFRLVGMDHFNAMFEDAATGSWWRQATGEAITGERKGEALTELLSEQMTLSQWLALHPKSLIMQPDVAAEEKYKGLLTYEDGKSKGDLTRTDSLSWKDKSWVVGIEIDKYSKAFDWNRLKKERIINETIGNKPIVLVLANDNKSFTAFARPTSEALFTVKNDTLFSGDQSFLLSGQSVSNDSKIAGLRPVNAYQEFWHSWQTFHPKTERY
- a CDS encoding TonB-dependent receptor, producing MKQLYACLLFLCSVTFSIAQTLTGTITDASTQKPLAGVSVTVKGTTKGVVTNASGVFEITSKTDNPVLVISMIGYDKQEITASSGQPIQVSLVVANELLQQVVVSASRVEENILRSPVSIEKMDVRMIQQTPSVSFYDALLNVKSIDMVTSSLTYKQINTRGFNGTGNSRFLQLIDGVDNQTPGLGFAVGNLFGSSDLDVESVELIPGAASALYGPVAFNGLLMTRTKNPFQYTGLSAQTKVGVNHLSDPAGGGAKLFNETSLRYAQAINEKLAFKVNASYLTGTDWYGSNYTDIDPNTPVNQRGPSNPGRNALNIYGDEVAQTLQGIGRVSRTGYEEKDLSPYGVYSVKLNGAVHYRFTDKLEAIYQANYSQGTTNYTGSSRFALNDFHLWQHRVELRGTNFFVRAYSTAENSTNSYNSRSLAQQLNRTWVQDLDGNIVTPDKADATWFTRYAAAYNGSVENVTAGNHTAARNFADEGRFLPGTTNFNQQKDRLIHTAGLAGAGVLSKSKLYHIDAQYDLSSLVKVVQLQAGGNFRYYDMFTNGTLFDDKENKVRVKEYGLFVQASKTLFNEKLKLIASGRYDKNENFDGNFTPRASAVFSPTQNHNFRASYQTGFRNPTVPDQFIKLNVGPIIILGGAPANSAGLNAYENSFTAASVGAFASGFQADMQQGVSFSQAVENNKSKLVKSNVPYIRPEQLQSFEIGYKGLLGKNVMIDLNFYQSWYTNFLINQVVIRPDSPVLAGDGSINSAAAQDILNRKTQAFQLYTNAADRVTAQGASLGLTYFLPKGYRVNANSTWSKFNLLDANPNNIPAFNTPEWKTNLTVSNANLFDKVGFSIAWHWQSAFDWYSTFTELAPGRISSYSLLDAQVSYRIPTIRTMLKLGASNLTNQYRMQAYGSPAVGGLYYLSLTFE
- a CDS encoding peroxidase-related enzyme encodes the protein MPHISLPEGVPGIRSLVLFRPDTGQPLYELAQILLRGESPLSPAERELIATYVSFLNACVFCSCSHAAAARYLYKDEQQTVDLVLEDYQNAPISDKLKALLTIAGRVQKDARTVSTDDVALARSFGATDRDIHDTVLIAATFCMFNRYVDGLATIAPAKDDISAYAQMGERMGTIGYVMPKPVSAAV
- a CDS encoding carboxymuconolactone decarboxylase family protein; the protein is MPHIPLEEHLPGITGLLEYRQDSAAPIRVLTQILLRGDSTLTQGERELIATLVSHRNQCRFCTTAHTAAADLLLNEAETCEAVKQDFETAPVSAKMKALLAIAALVQQNGKNVTTEAVDRAKKEGATDMEIHDTVLIASLFCLYNKYVDGLASVTPTDPAFYTRLGERIVNHGYTRLQGGYDHLKK
- a CDS encoding MFS transporter produces the protein MQTITSTQPVVSLRNALAFGLCLICYLLGGTVSTLLSVYLPVAIPELLQTSVSEAEMGRIGAYLNSAFIYGWMLGGLTLGIVSDRVGRLKTLAFSTGLYGLFTLCIVFISDWHILLACRFIAGIGVGGVLLISTVYIAEIWDEKTRPIALGILAVAFPVGIILAGILNVQIPYWKHAFWLGVLPVTLSLVLPVVLSEPAQWKDARKTKAVDMHTIFSPEYRRNLLIGGLIFGSVLIGLWAVFSWVPTWVQSLLSNTSDGQKERGTVMMLFGMGGIIGGIVSGFLIRAMGTRYTLLFTFSGCIVACIALFMNKQFSPVIYIETAVLALFFGISQGTLSSYIPALFPTSIRATATGFCFNIGRFFTATAVFFVGNLVSVVGGFNNALLLFSSTFIIAWIVAFYNREVNEKTPE